From a region of the Pectobacterium aquaticum genome:
- a CDS encoding tagaturonate reductase, giving the protein MQTLNRRNFPGRQHPDRVIQFGEGNFLRAFVDWQLDLLNEHTDLDVGIVVVRPIDSDFPPALDTQDGLYTTIIRGLNEQGEAVREPRLIRSVNREINVYRQFDEYLALAHDPNIRFVFSNTTEAGISYHADDCLNDAPPVSFPAKLTRLLYERFCHFDGAADKGWVLLPCELIDYNGVALKELVLRYAAQWKLTPTFTAWLNDHNTFCSTLVDRIVTGYPRAEVEALEQEMGYKDTFWDTAEHFYLFVIQGPQWLAEELRLNKLDLNVRIVDDIKPYKERKVAILNGAHTALVPVAFLAGLDTVGESMNDALIGKFVEKTIAEEIVPVLDLPHDELTSFAQAVLSRFRNPFIQHQLLSISLNGMTKFRTRILPQLLTYRERHGELPARLTFALAALIAFYRGERSGEGDALQTYPLQDDAHWLERYSTLWAGVKESTISLAELVNVVLRDADHWEQDLTQVPGLAAQVTEQLQTIVERGMRAAVEGYC; this is encoded by the coding sequence ATGCAAACGTTAAATCGTCGTAACTTCCCCGGTCGTCAACACCCCGATCGTGTTATCCAGTTTGGTGAAGGCAACTTCCTACGCGCTTTCGTCGACTGGCAGTTGGATTTGCTGAATGAGCACACCGATCTGGATGTGGGTATTGTCGTGGTTCGCCCGATCGATTCCGATTTCCCGCCCGCGCTGGACACCCAGGATGGGCTGTACACCACTATTATCCGTGGTCTGAACGAGCAGGGTGAAGCGGTGCGTGAACCCCGTCTGATCCGTTCGGTAAACCGTGAAATTAACGTGTACCGTCAGTTCGATGAGTATCTGGCGCTGGCGCACGATCCGAATATCCGCTTCGTGTTCTCCAATACCACTGAAGCGGGTATCAGCTATCACGCCGATGACTGCCTGAACGACGCGCCGCCTGTCAGCTTCCCGGCGAAATTAACCCGTCTGCTGTATGAGCGCTTCTGTCATTTTGACGGCGCAGCGGATAAAGGCTGGGTGCTGCTGCCGTGCGAGCTGATTGATTATAACGGCGTGGCGCTGAAAGAGCTGGTGCTGCGCTATGCCGCACAGTGGAAACTGACGCCAACGTTTACTGCCTGGCTGAACGATCACAATACCTTCTGCTCAACGCTGGTGGACCGTATTGTCACGGGTTATCCGCGTGCCGAAGTGGAAGCGCTAGAGCAGGAGATGGGCTACAAGGATACCTTCTGGGATACGGCGGAACACTTCTACCTGTTCGTGATTCAGGGGCCACAGTGGCTGGCGGAAGAATTGCGTCTGAATAAGCTGGATCTGAATGTTCGTATCGTTGATGACATCAAGCCGTACAAAGAACGTAAAGTGGCGATTCTCAACGGTGCTCATACTGCGCTGGTGCCGGTGGCATTCCTCGCAGGTCTGGATACCGTTGGCGAATCGATGAATGATGCCCTGATTGGCAAATTCGTGGAAAAGACCATTGCCGAAGAAATTGTGCCGGTATTGGATTTGCCGCATGACGAACTGACGTCGTTTGCTCAGGCTGTATTAAGCCGCTTCCGTAACCCGTTCATTCAGCATCAACTGTTATCTATCTCTTTGAATGGAATGACAAAATTCCGCACCCGCATTCTGCCACAACTGCTGACCTACCGTGAGCGTCACGGTGAACTGCCTGCTCGCTTAACGTTTGCGCTGGCTGCCTTGATTGCATTCTATCGCGGCGAGCGCAGCGGTGAAGGCGATGCGTTACAAACCTATCCATTGCAAGACGATGCACACTGGCTGGAACGTTATTCCACGCTGTGGGCAGGCGTAAAAGAAAGCACCATCAGCCTGGCTGAGCTGGTGAATGTCGTACTGCGCGATGCCGATCACTGGGAACAGGATTTAACACAGGTTCCTGGCTTGGCTGCGCAGGTGACTGAACAGTTGCAAACCATCGTTGAGCGCGGCATGCGCGCAGCCGTGGAAGGTTATTGCTAA
- a CDS encoding glutathione S-transferase family protein, translated as MGQLVDGVWHDTWYETKSTGGHFKRSESAFRSWVTPDGAPGLTGKGGFPAQSGRYHLYVSLACPWAHRTLLMRQLKGLTDHIAVSVVHPLMLDHGWTFGTDFEAATGDSLYQHEFLYQLYLHAMPDYSGRVTVPVLWDTEQHTIVSNESADIIRMLNSAFDGVGATAGDYYPEARRAQIDELNGWIYDKINNGVYKAGFATSQSAYDESATTVFAALSDLERILAKQRYLTGEQLTEADLRLWTTLIRFDPVYHTHFKCDKYRLSDYPNLFGFLRDIYQMPGIADTVDMAHIRHHYYRSHGTINPHGVISLGPEQDLNQPHERDKTFVDLY; from the coding sequence ATGGGACAACTGGTTGACGGCGTATGGCACGATACCTGGTATGAAACCAAATCTACCGGCGGCCATTTTAAGCGTTCAGAATCTGCATTCCGCAGCTGGGTAACGCCCGATGGCGCACCCGGCCTCACCGGCAAAGGTGGTTTTCCTGCCCAGTCCGGCCGTTATCATCTCTATGTTTCGCTCGCCTGCCCGTGGGCACACCGCACACTGCTCATGCGGCAGTTGAAAGGGTTAACAGATCACATCGCCGTTTCGGTGGTTCATCCACTCATGCTCGATCACGGCTGGACGTTCGGTACCGATTTTGAAGCCGCGACGGGTGACTCACTCTATCAGCACGAATTCCTCTACCAGCTCTACCTGCACGCTATGCCAGACTACAGCGGTCGGGTGACCGTGCCTGTCCTGTGGGATACCGAGCAGCACACCATTGTCAGTAACGAATCCGCCGATATCATCCGCATGCTGAACAGCGCTTTTGATGGCGTAGGGGCAACGGCGGGAGATTATTACCCAGAAGCGCGACGTGCTCAGATTGACGAATTGAACGGCTGGATTTACGACAAGATCAACAACGGTGTTTACAAAGCCGGTTTTGCGACAAGCCAGTCAGCCTATGATGAATCCGCCACAACCGTTTTTGCCGCGCTCTCCGATCTGGAACGCATTTTGGCAAAACAACGCTATCTGACAGGTGAGCAGTTAACCGAAGCCGACCTGCGGCTGTGGACGACGTTGATCCGTTTCGATCCGGTCTATCACACGCATTTTAAATGCGATAAATATCGCCTGAGCGATTATCCCAATCTGTTCGGTTTTCTGCGTGATATTTATCAAATGCCCGGCATCGCCGATACCGTCGATATGGCGCACATTCGTCACCACTACTACCGTAGCCACGGCACGATTAATCCGCATGGCGTGATTTCGCTGGGTCCAGAGCAAGATCTGAACCAGCCCCACGAGCGTGATAAGACGTTTGTCGATTTATACTAG
- a CDS encoding phage holin family protein produces MTDKSQQGPASGVMASAQRIISIIVSMVESRIRLAVIELEEEKANLIQLLIMVGLTLLFATFGIMSLIALIIWGIDPQYRLFALGCITATLLGLALIGGIWTLVKVRRSTLLKATRKELATDRSLLEDDPK; encoded by the coding sequence ATGACGGATAAATCACAACAAGGCCCCGCAAGCGGGGTCATGGCTTCTGCTCAGCGCATCATCTCCATTATTGTCAGCATGGTGGAAAGCCGTATTCGACTGGCGGTCATTGAATTAGAGGAAGAGAAAGCCAATCTGATTCAGTTGCTGATAATGGTCGGCCTGACGCTACTTTTTGCCACTTTTGGCATTATGAGCCTGATTGCGCTGATCATCTGGGGCATCGATCCGCAGTATCGTCTTTTTGCGCTGGGGTGTATTACCGCCACCTTGCTAGGACTAGCGCTGATAGGCGGCATATGGACACTCGTGAAGGTACGTCGTTCCACCTTGCTCAAAGCGACGCGTAAGGAGCTGGCGACCGACAGATCGCTGCTGGAGGACGATCCCAAATGA
- a CDS encoding DUF883 family protein produces the protein MAKDQNSEYLRAELKSLADTLEEVLSTSSDKSKAELDKLRNKAESALKETRSRLSDTGERIASQTKEAVESADDYVRQNPWTGVGIGAAVGVVLGVLLSRR, from the coding sequence ATGGCTAAAGATCAAAATTCTGAGTACCTACGCGCCGAATTGAAATCACTGGCGGACACGCTGGAAGAAGTATTAAGCACCTCCAGCGATAAATCTAAAGCGGAACTCGACAAGCTGCGTAATAAGGCAGAAAGCGCGCTGAAAGAAACCCGCAGTCGCCTGAGCGATACGGGCGAGCGCATCGCGTCCCAAACCAAAGAAGCAGTTGAATCGGCGGACGATTATGTACGTCAGAACCCGTGGACCGGTGTCGGCATTGGTGCAGCAGTCGGCGTCGTGCTTGGCGTCCTGCTGTCTCGTCGCTAA
- the mzrA gene encoding EnvZ/OmpR regulon moderator MzrA yields MSISGLFPKLFSRKAARVLLLITLSMIALTQSQSLRRSQDDAMLHIRPYDGAALPDGFYVYQRLNEKGIAIKSITPEQDSLIVRLASPEQSIAARDVLRLSLPKVTITAQQVTTPTPFWQQKLTQKQSKLG; encoded by the coding sequence GTGTCAATCAGCGGGTTATTTCCTAAGCTCTTCTCCAGAAAAGCAGCTCGAGTACTGCTATTGATTACGCTATCGATGATTGCATTGACGCAGTCTCAGTCACTACGCCGCTCTCAGGACGATGCGATGCTACACATCAGGCCTTATGACGGTGCCGCATTGCCCGATGGCTTTTACGTATATCAGCGTCTCAACGAAAAAGGAATTGCGATCAAAAGCATTACGCCAGAGCAAGATAGCCTGATCGTTCGTCTGGCATCGCCGGAACAGAGTATCGCGGCCAGAGATGTCCTGCGTTTGTCTCTACCCAAAGTCACGATTACCGCTCAGCAAGTAACAACCCCGACGCCCTTCTGGCAGCAAAAACTGACACAGAAACAATCCAAACTGGGGTGA
- a CDS encoding DedA family protein, producing MELIKELLNALWHQDFDILADPKLVWTIYILLFLIIFLENGLLPAAFLPGDSLLILVGVLVAKGTMNYPFTIFLLTTAASLGCWASYIQGKWLGNTGVVQGWLSHLPAHYHQRAHQLFHRHGLSALLVGRFLAFVRTLLPTIAGLSGLNNARFQFFNWMSGFLWVFILVTLGFALGKTTVFLKYEDELMFCLMMLPLVLLFIGLFGSLFVLWRKKRDAKANNAEKGN from the coding sequence ATGGAATTAATCAAAGAACTGTTAAACGCACTCTGGCATCAGGATTTCGATATTTTAGCCGACCCTAAGCTGGTATGGACCATCTACATACTACTGTTTCTGATTATCTTTCTGGAAAATGGCCTGCTCCCCGCCGCTTTCCTGCCCGGCGATAGCCTGCTCATTTTAGTCGGCGTCCTCGTTGCCAAGGGCACAATGAATTATCCTTTTACGATATTTCTCCTGACAACGGCCGCCAGCCTCGGCTGTTGGGCAAGCTATATTCAGGGGAAATGGCTTGGCAATACGGGAGTGGTTCAGGGTTGGCTATCACATTTGCCCGCGCACTATCACCAACGCGCCCACCAGCTTTTCCATCGTCATGGTCTGTCCGCGCTGTTAGTTGGCCGCTTTCTGGCTTTTGTCAGAACGTTACTCCCAACCATCGCAGGCTTGTCTGGCCTGAATAACGCGCGCTTTCAGTTCTTTAACTGGATGAGCGGGTTCCTGTGGGTATTTATTCTGGTTACGCTAGGCTTTGCTTTAGGAAAAACTACAGTCTTTCTGAAATATGAAGACGAGCTGATGTTCTGCCTGATGATGCTGCCACTAGTGCTGCTGTTTATCGGCCTGTTTGGATCGCTTTTTGTCCTATGGCGTAAAAAACGTGACGCTAAGGCAAATAATGCAGAAAAAGGGAACTAA
- a CDS encoding LysR family transcriptional regulator, producing the protein MARERALTLEALRVMDAIDRRGSFAAAADELGRVPSALSYTMQKLEEELDVVLFDRSGHRTKFTNVGRMLLERGRILLEAADKLTTDAEALSRGWETHLTIVTEALIPTQRIFPLIDKLALKANTQVSILTEVLAGAWERLEQGRADIVIAPDMHFRASSEMNTRKLYTMNNVYVASPEHPIHQEPEPLSDATRVKYRGIAMADTARERPVLTVQLLDKQQRLTVSSLDDKRRALLAGLGVATMPYQMIAQDIAEGRLLVIGPEHQMESQIIMAWRRDSMGEAKSWFLREIPKLLNQP; encoded by the coding sequence ATGGCGAGAGAACGAGCACTGACGCTGGAAGCGTTGAGGGTGATGGATGCGATCGATCGTCGTGGCAGCTTTGCCGCTGCAGCAGACGAACTGGGTAGGGTGCCTTCTGCGCTGAGCTATACCATGCAGAAACTGGAAGAAGAGTTAGATGTAGTGTTGTTCGATCGTTCTGGACATCGTACTAAATTCACGAATGTTGGGCGGATGCTGCTGGAACGTGGTCGTATCCTGTTGGAGGCCGCGGATAAGCTCACGACGGACGCAGAGGCGCTGTCACGCGGTTGGGAAACGCACCTGACGATTGTGACGGAGGCGCTGATTCCGACTCAGCGAATTTTCCCATTAATCGATAAACTGGCACTTAAAGCCAATACGCAGGTATCGATTCTGACGGAAGTGCTGGCTGGGGCATGGGAGCGTCTTGAGCAAGGGCGCGCCGATATTGTGATTGCACCGGACATGCATTTTCGTGCGTCTTCTGAAATGAATACCCGCAAGCTGTACACAATGAATAACGTTTATGTCGCCAGCCCAGAGCATCCGATTCATCAGGAGCCTGAACCACTCTCGGATGCAACCCGAGTGAAATACCGTGGGATTGCGATGGCGGATACCGCGCGTGAACGCCCGGTACTGACCGTGCAGTTGTTGGATAAACAACAACGTCTGACGGTGAGTTCGCTGGATGATAAACGGCGTGCGCTGTTGGCGGGATTGGGCGTCGCGACCATGCCGTATCAGATGATTGCGCAAGATATTGCCGAAGGGCGTTTGCTGGTGATTGGACCGGAGCATCAGATGGAAAGCCAAATTATTATGGCGTGGCGGCGAGACAGCATGGGCGAGGCGAAATCTTGGTTCCTGCGTGAGATTCCGAAACTATTGAACCAGCCTTAA
- a CDS encoding pirin family protein, whose protein sequence is MITRRAAGQCGQADYGWLQARYTFSFGHYFDPQLLGYASLRVLNQEVLAPGASFQPRTYPRVDILNIILQGEAEYRDSNGCHIQAKAGDVLLLATQPNVSYSEHNTNANKPLTRLQLWLNACQTRENSPLQRMGLSSVNYTLLASPEGEHNSLQLRQQVWVHHVDLQQNEQSTIALQGNQAYLQLIHGSMAVKGSQNSETLHCGDGAFIKEETALTLQAESPLRALLIDLVV, encoded by the coding sequence ATGATCACACGAAGAGCAGCAGGTCAATGCGGCCAGGCCGACTATGGCTGGTTGCAGGCGCGCTATACCTTTTCTTTTGGTCACTATTTTGACCCACAACTGCTGGGCTATGCGTCTCTGCGCGTGCTCAATCAGGAAGTATTGGCTCCAGGGGCATCATTTCAGCCGCGAACCTATCCACGGGTTGATATTCTGAATATTATTCTTCAGGGCGAAGCGGAATACCGCGACAGCAACGGCTGCCACATTCAGGCCAAAGCCGGAGATGTGCTGCTGCTCGCCACGCAGCCGAACGTCAGCTATAGCGAACATAATACCAACGCCAACAAACCGCTGACGCGGCTGCAATTATGGCTGAATGCTTGCCAAACGCGAGAAAACAGCCCGTTGCAGCGCATGGGGCTGAGTTCAGTAAATTATACGCTGCTTGCCTCACCGGAAGGTGAGCACAATAGCCTGCAACTGCGCCAGCAGGTTTGGGTTCATCATGTCGATCTCCAGCAGAATGAGCAAAGCACAATCGCGCTACAGGGAAATCAGGCGTATCTCCAACTGATTCACGGTTCAATGGCAGTAAAAGGCAGCCAGAACAGTGAAACACTGCACTGCGGCGACGGAGCCTTCATTAAGGAAGAAACGGCGTTGACGCTACAGGCAGAGTCGCCTTTGCGGGCGCTGCTCATCGATCTGGTCGTGTAG
- the uxaC gene encoding glucuronate isomerase, whose protein sequence is MPQFMSEDFLLDSEFARRLYHEYAVDQPIFDYHCHLPPEQIAENYRFKNLYDIWLKGDHYKWRAMRTNGVPERLCTGDASDWEKFEAWAATVPHTIGNPLYHWTHLELRRPFGVTGTLLSPSTAKDIWDRCNAMLERDDFTARGIMQQMNVKMVGTTDDPIDDLRHHKTVAQDSSFSIKVLPSWRPDKAFNIELATFNDYMAKLSEVSDTDIRRFSDLQTALAKRLEHFAAHGCKVSDHALDVVMFAEADEATLDNILARRLAGETLSEHEVAQFKTGVLVWLGAEYARRGWVQQYHIGALRNNNLRQFKLLGPDVGFDSINDRPLAQELSRLLSKQNEENLLPKTILYCLNPRDNEVLGTMIGNFQGEGMPGKMQFGSGWWFNDQKDGMQRQMTQLAQLGLLSRFVGMLTDSRSFLSYTRHEYFRRILCQMIGRWVEDGEAPADLPLLGEMVKNISFDNAKNYFAIEL, encoded by the coding sequence ATGCCCCAGTTTATGAGTGAAGATTTTCTGTTAGACAGTGAATTTGCCCGTCGTCTTTATCATGAGTATGCCGTCGACCAACCGATATTTGACTATCACTGCCATTTGCCGCCTGAGCAGATCGCAGAAAACTATCGCTTTAAAAATTTGTATGACATCTGGCTGAAAGGCGATCACTACAAGTGGCGCGCGATGCGCACCAACGGCGTGCCTGAGCGTTTGTGTACGGGCGATGCCAGCGATTGGGAAAAATTTGAAGCCTGGGCCGCTACCGTGCCGCACACCATCGGCAACCCGCTCTACCATTGGACGCACCTGGAACTGCGTCGTCCGTTCGGTGTAACCGGCACGCTGCTGTCACCGAGCACGGCAAAAGACATTTGGGATCGTTGTAATGCCATGCTGGAGCGCGATGACTTTACCGCGCGCGGCATCATGCAGCAGATGAACGTGAAAATGGTGGGTACGACAGACGATCCGATTGACGATCTGCGCCACCATAAAACCGTTGCTCAGGATTCAAGCTTCTCTATCAAAGTGTTGCCGAGCTGGCGCCCAGATAAAGCGTTCAATATTGAGCTGGCAACCTTCAACGACTATATGGCGAAACTGAGTGAAGTCTCCGATACCGACATCCGTCGTTTCAGCGATCTGCAAACGGCGCTGGCCAAGCGTCTGGAGCACTTCGCGGCACACGGCTGTAAAGTGTCTGACCACGCGCTGGATGTGGTGATGTTTGCCGAAGCGGATGAGGCAACGCTGGATAACATTCTGGCGCGTCGTCTTGCGGGTGAAACGCTGAGTGAACATGAAGTAGCACAGTTCAAGACCGGCGTTCTGGTCTGGCTGGGTGCGGAATATGCCCGTCGCGGCTGGGTTCAGCAGTATCACATTGGTGCTCTGCGTAACAACAACCTGCGCCAGTTCAAGCTGCTGGGGCCGGATGTGGGCTTCGACTCCATCAACGACCGTCCGCTGGCTCAGGAACTGTCTCGCTTGCTCAGCAAACAGAATGAAGAAAACCTGCTGCCGAAAACCATCCTTTATTGTCTGAACCCGCGCGATAACGAAGTACTCGGTACCATGATCGGCAACTTCCAGGGCGAAGGGATGCCGGGCAAGATGCAGTTCGGTTCCGGCTGGTGGTTCAACGATCAGAAGGACGGCATGCAACGTCAGATGACCCAATTAGCACAGCTTGGTCTGCTGAGCCGCTTCGTCGGTATGCTGACCGATAGCCGCAGCTTCCTGTCTTATACCCGTCATGAATATTTCCGCCGCATCCTGTGCCAGATGATTGGCCGCTGGGTGGAAGATGGCGAAGCGCCAGCCGACCTGCCGTTGCTGGGCGAAATGGTGAAAAACATCAGTTTCGATAACGCTAAAAACTATTTTGCTATCGAGCTGTAA
- a CDS encoding YqjK-like family protein has translation MNQRQQRDREKAQLLRQIQQQRLDLSAGKKHWLDTTARYDRGWQSLMQWRKYWIVGSSLVALYGVRHPSRMIRWGRRLVGLWGTFRLVRKTFEPRP, from the coding sequence ATGAACCAGCGTCAGCAGCGAGACAGAGAAAAAGCCCAGCTACTGCGCCAGATACAGCAGCAGCGGCTGGATTTATCAGCAGGTAAAAAACACTGGCTGGATACCACCGCCCGTTACGATCGCGGCTGGCAAAGCCTAATGCAGTGGCGTAAATACTGGATCGTGGGCTCCAGCCTCGTGGCGCTCTATGGCGTGCGCCATCCTAGCCGCATGATCCGCTGGGGACGCCGCCTCGTCGGGCTGTGGGGGACATTCAGGCTCGTCCGTAAAACGTTTGAGCCACGTCCGTAA
- a CDS encoding MFS transporter: protein MRKIKGLRWYMIGLVTIGTVLGYLTRNAMSVAAPTLQDQLHITTQQYSYIVAAYSACYTIMQPIAGYVLDLLGTKIGYAMFAILWAICCMGTALANSWGGLAIARGAVGMAEAAMIPAGLKASSEWFPAKERSVAVGYFNVGSSIGAMIAPPLVVWAIVAHSWEMAFIITGVLSLIWALCWLVFYKHPKDQKKLSDEERDYILSGQEAQHQTNNAKKMSAWQILRNRQFWGIALPRFLAEPAWGTFNAWIPLFMFKAYGFNLKEIAMFAWMPMLFADIGCILGGYLPMLFQKHFKVNLIVSRKMVVTMGAVLMIAPGMIGLFSSPYVAIALLCVGGFAHQSLSGALITLSSDVFGRNEVATANGLTGMAAWMASTLFALVVGALADTMGFSPLFAALAVFDLLGAIVIWTVLKNQPASEVAAAAETLKEANQHG, encoded by the coding sequence ATGCGTAAAATCAAAGGATTACGCTGGTACATGATCGGCCTAGTGACCATTGGCACCGTGCTGGGATATCTGACACGTAATGCAATGTCTGTTGCCGCACCGACGTTACAAGATCAGTTGCACATCACGACACAGCAGTATTCTTACATCGTTGCAGCCTACTCAGCTTGTTATACCATTATGCAGCCTATCGCTGGCTATGTACTGGATTTGCTTGGCACAAAAATCGGCTATGCCATGTTCGCCATTCTGTGGGCCATCTGCTGTATGGGCACCGCGCTGGCAAACAGCTGGGGGGGATTAGCGATCGCCCGTGGCGCAGTTGGTATGGCAGAAGCGGCCATGATCCCTGCTGGCCTGAAAGCCAGCAGCGAATGGTTTCCGGCAAAAGAGCGCTCTGTTGCGGTGGGTTACTTCAACGTGGGGTCATCGATCGGCGCCATGATCGCGCCACCGCTGGTCGTGTGGGCGATTGTGGCACACAGTTGGGAAATGGCTTTTATCATTACCGGTGTGCTGAGCCTGATCTGGGCCCTCTGCTGGCTCGTTTTCTATAAACACCCAAAAGATCAGAAAAAACTCAGCGACGAAGAGCGCGACTACATTCTTAGTGGGCAGGAAGCACAGCACCAAACCAATAACGCGAAAAAAATGTCCGCCTGGCAGATCCTGCGTAACCGCCAATTCTGGGGTATCGCACTGCCGCGTTTTCTGGCTGAACCCGCGTGGGGGACTTTCAATGCATGGATCCCGCTGTTCATGTTTAAAGCCTACGGCTTTAACCTGAAAGAAATCGCCATGTTCGCCTGGATGCCGATGCTGTTCGCCGATATCGGCTGCATTCTGGGCGGTTACTTGCCAATGCTGTTCCAAAAGCATTTCAAAGTGAATCTGATCGTTTCCCGCAAAATGGTCGTCACGATGGGTGCGGTACTGATGATTGCACCGGGCATGATCGGGCTGTTCTCCAGCCCTTATGTCGCCATCGCCCTGCTGTGCGTCGGTGGTTTTGCGCATCAGTCGCTGTCCGGCGCGCTGATTACCCTGTCATCTGACGTATTTGGCCGTAATGAAGTGGCTACCGCGAACGGTTTGACCGGCATGGCAGCCTGGATGGCAAGCACCCTATTTGCACTGGTTGTGGGCGCACTGGCCGACACGATGGGCTTCAGCCCGCTGTTCGCGGCACTGGCCGTCTTTGACCTGTTGGGTGCTATCGTCATCTGGACCGTGTTGAAAAACCAACCGGCATCAGAAGTCGCCGCCGCGGCTGAAACATTGAAAGAAGCCAACCAACACGGATAA
- the exuR gene encoding transcriptional regulator ExuR, with protein MALTEPRRLYQQLAAELKQRIESGMYQVGEKLPAERYISEEMNVSRTVVREAIIMLEVEGYVEVRKGSGIHVISNQQKNPFINSGDSEFVAAGPFELLQARQLIESNIAEFAATQVTRQDIIQLMEIQEYARQEDRFRDSQWDLKFHVQVALATQNSAMATIVEKMWSQRIHNPYWRKLHEHIDDKSIESWCEEHDRILKALIRKDPYAAKLAMWQHLENTKQMLFRATTDDFEFNVDRYMFAENPVVHLDQIHTGKS; from the coding sequence ATGGCACTCACTGAACCCCGACGGCTATACCAGCAGTTAGCCGCAGAATTAAAACAGCGCATCGAAAGTGGTATGTATCAGGTCGGCGAAAAATTACCGGCAGAGCGCTATATTTCTGAAGAAATGAACGTCAGCCGCACCGTGGTGCGCGAAGCCATCATCATGCTGGAAGTCGAAGGGTACGTTGAAGTACGCAAGGGTTCAGGCATTCACGTTATTTCCAACCAGCAGAAGAATCCGTTCATTAATAGCGGCGATAGTGAATTCGTCGCGGCAGGCCCCTTTGAGCTGCTTCAGGCTCGCCAGCTTATTGAAAGCAACATTGCTGAATTTGCGGCCACGCAGGTGACCCGTCAGGACATCATCCAACTGATGGAAATTCAGGAATACGCACGGCAAGAAGATCGCTTTCGTGATTCTCAGTGGGATCTCAAATTCCACGTTCAGGTCGCGCTGGCAACACAGAACTCTGCGATGGCGACCATCGTCGAGAAAATGTGGAGCCAACGGATCCACAATCCCTACTGGCGCAAACTGCATGAGCACATTGACGACAAATCGATTGAAAGCTGGTGCGAAGAGCACGACCGCATCCTTAAGGCATTGATTCGCAAAGATCCTTATGCAGCCAAACTGGCGATGTGGCAACATCTGGAAAACACCAAACAGATGCTGTTTCGCGCTACAACGGATGATTTCGAGTTTAACGTCGACCGCTATATGTTCGCCGAAAATCCGGTCGTCCACCTCGACCAGATACACACTGGCAAGTCCTAA
- a CDS encoding DoxX family protein has protein sequence MKNLESTALLVARILMPILFIVAGYGKLGDAYAGTQQYMQAMGVPTFLLPLTILLELGGGLAVLFGLLTRTVALFTAGFTLLTALIFHSNFAEGMNQLMFMKNLTIAGGYLLLAVTGPGAFSIDRLLGKKW, from the coding sequence ATGAAAAATTTAGAAAGTACTGCACTGCTGGTTGCACGTATCTTAATGCCAATTCTGTTTATCGTTGCAGGTTACGGTAAGCTGGGTGATGCCTATGCAGGCACACAACAATACATGCAGGCGATGGGCGTGCCGACCTTCCTGCTGCCTCTGACCATTCTGCTGGAGCTGGGTGGTGGTCTGGCGGTTCTGTTCGGTCTGCTGACACGTACCGTCGCGCTGTTCACTGCCGGCTTTACGCTGCTGACTGCATTGATTTTCCACTCTAACTTTGCGGAAGGCATGAACCAACTGATGTTCATGAAAAACCTGACCATCGCTGGCGGCTACCTCCTGCTCGCTGTCACTGGCCCAGGCGCATTCAGTATCGACCGCCTGCTGGGCAAAAAGTGGTAA